A genome region from Streptomyces xanthophaeus includes the following:
- a CDS encoding polysaccharide deacetylase family protein translates to MKHARRLVAGTLAAGALALSLTGCGDSAAPTERLAGRTAQPTPEAGSTTPSAVSTAPGGAVDDAYKKWGLTAPLQYAPKPAQKPQFPKPGPGKVPVIDRIPVPADDKVVFLTFDDGAEKDPEFLKMAADLKLPISMFLTDSVASSDYGYFEKLRDNGSASTINNHTLTHPNLRTLSFEAQRKEICGQQERLEKRFGKRPPLFRPPFGNYNDDTLRAASECGVSSLVLWRASMQINNFQYAEGSALKPGDIILAHFRGPAELKGTTETQMTTRMLQRIQEQGYRIGRLEDYL, encoded by the coding sequence GTGAAGCACGCGCGCCGGTTGGTAGCCGGAACTCTGGCCGCCGGCGCGCTCGCGCTGTCCCTGACGGGGTGCGGGGACAGCGCGGCCCCCACCGAACGGCTGGCCGGCAGGACGGCGCAGCCGACACCGGAGGCCGGCAGCACCACGCCGTCGGCTGTGTCGACCGCGCCGGGGGGCGCCGTCGACGATGCGTACAAGAAGTGGGGCCTCACGGCCCCCCTCCAGTACGCGCCCAAGCCGGCCCAGAAGCCGCAGTTCCCGAAGCCGGGCCCGGGCAAGGTCCCGGTGATAGACCGAATACCCGTCCCGGCGGACGACAAGGTCGTCTTCCTGACCTTCGACGACGGCGCGGAGAAGGACCCCGAGTTCCTGAAGATGGCGGCCGACCTCAAGCTGCCGATCAGCATGTTCCTCACGGACAGCGTGGCCTCGTCGGACTACGGGTACTTCGAGAAGCTCCGCGACAACGGCTCGGCGAGCACGATAAACAACCACACGCTGACGCACCCGAATCTGCGGACCCTCTCCTTCGAGGCGCAGAGGAAGGAGATATGCGGCCAGCAGGAACGCCTGGAGAAGCGCTTCGGCAAGCGCCCGCCGCTGTTCCGCCCGCCCTTCGGCAACTACAACGACGACACCCTCCGGGCGGCCTCGGAGTGCGGAGTCTCGTCCCTGGTGCTGTGGCGGGCCTCGATGCAGATCAACAACTTCCAGTACGCCGAGGGCTCCGCCCTCAAACCCGGCGACATCATCCTCGCCCACTTCCGCGGCCCGGCTGAGCTCAAGGGCACGACGGAAACCCAGATGACGACGCGCATGCTCCAGCGCATCCAGGAACAGGGCTACCGCATAGGCCGCCTGGAGGACTACCTGTAG
- the tsaD gene encoding tRNA (adenosine(37)-N6)-threonylcarbamoyltransferase complex transferase subunit TsaD: MADEPLVLGIETSCDETGVGVVRGTTLLADAIASSVDEHARFGGVVPEVASRAHLEAMVPTIDRALKEAGVSARDLDGIAVTAGPGLAGALLVGVSAAKAYAYALGKPLYGVNHLASHICVDQLEHGPLPEPTMALLVSGGHSSLLLAPDITSDVRPLGATIDDAAGEAFDKIARVLQLGFPGGPVIDRLAREGDPKAINFPRGLTGPRDAAYDFSFSGLKTAVARWIEAKRNAGEDVPVRDVAASFQEAVVDVLTRKAIRACKDEGVDHLMIGGGVAANSRLRSLAQERCDAAGIVLRVPRPKLCTDNGAMVAALGAEMVRRNRPASDWDLSADSSLPVTDPHVPGTAHTHDHGHGHTHDHDHVHELSKDNLYS, encoded by the coding sequence ATGGCTGACGAACCGCTCGTCCTCGGCATCGAGACCTCCTGCGACGAGACCGGCGTCGGCGTCGTCCGCGGCACCACCCTGCTCGCGGACGCGATCGCGTCGAGCGTCGACGAGCACGCCCGCTTCGGCGGCGTCGTGCCCGAGGTGGCCTCGCGGGCCCACCTGGAGGCGATGGTCCCCACCATCGACCGCGCCCTGAAGGAGGCCGGGGTCAGCGCCCGCGACCTCGACGGCATCGCCGTCACCGCGGGACCCGGCCTCGCCGGTGCGCTCCTCGTGGGCGTCTCGGCGGCCAAGGCCTACGCGTACGCGCTCGGCAAGCCGCTGTACGGGGTCAACCACCTGGCCTCCCACATCTGCGTGGACCAGCTGGAGCACGGGCCGCTGCCGGAGCCGACGATGGCGCTGCTGGTGTCCGGCGGCCACTCCTCGCTGCTGCTGGCCCCGGACATCACCTCCGACGTACGGCCGCTCGGTGCGACCATCGACGACGCGGCGGGCGAGGCCTTCGACAAGATCGCGCGCGTGCTCCAGCTGGGCTTCCCGGGCGGTCCGGTCATCGACCGGCTCGCGCGCGAGGGCGACCCGAAGGCGATCAACTTCCCGCGAGGGCTGACGGGCCCGCGCGACGCCGCGTACGACTTCTCCTTCTCCGGGCTCAAGACGGCCGTCGCCCGCTGGATCGAGGCGAAGCGCAACGCGGGCGAGGACGTACCGGTGCGCGATGTGGCGGCGTCCTTCCAGGAGGCCGTGGTGGACGTGCTGACGCGCAAGGCGATCCGGGCGTGCAAGGACGAGGGCGTCGACCACCTGATGATCGGCGGCGGCGTCGCGGCCAATTCCCGGCTGCGCTCGCTGGCGCAGGAGCGGTGCGACGCAGCGGGGATCGTGCTGCGGGTACCGCGGCCGAAGCTGTGCACGGACAACGGCGCGATGGTCGCGGCGCTGGGCGCGGAGATGGTCAGGCGGAACCGGCCCGCGTCGGACTGGGACCTGTCGGCGGACTCCTCGCTGCCGGTGACGGACCCGCACGTGCCGGGTACCGCCCACACGCACGACCACGGCCACGGCCACACCCACGATCACGACCACGTGCACGAACTGAGCAAGGACAACCTGTACTCGTGA
- the groES gene encoding co-chaperone GroES, protein MTTASSKVAIKPLEDRIVVQPLDAEQTTASGLVIPDTAKEKPQEGVVLAVGPGRFEDGQRLPLDVTVGDIVLYSKYGGTEVKYSGEEYLVLSARDVLAIVEK, encoded by the coding sequence GTGACGACCGCCAGCTCCAAGGTTGCCATCAAGCCGCTTGAGGACCGCATTGTGGTCCAGCCGCTCGACGCCGAGCAGACCACGGCCTCCGGCCTGGTCATCCCGGACACCGCGAAGGAGAAGCCCCAGGAGGGCGTCGTCCTCGCGGTGGGCCCGGGTCGCTTCGAGGACGGCCAGCGTCTCCCGCTGGACGTCACCGTCGGCGACATCGTGCTCTACAGCAAGTACGGCGGCACCGAAGTGAAGTACAGCGGCGAGGAGTACCTCGTCCTCTCGGCTCGCGACGTGCTCGCGATCGTCGAGAAGTAA
- a CDS encoding polysaccharide deacetylase family protein, producing MQLVRQKGNKSQQGHRYAAGPRGRFGVAVAALLVAALGTACGSGDSGPDKGAKAKAAEAGAAGALSAAEKAKAAQQARVVAAKKWGLRKTPLAAPPAPKVKPEITTREGFEVEDQEEYPHVFTTVPTEDKVVFLTIDDGSEKDPEFLKMMQELKIPYTAFLSDYVVRDNYPYFKQMQAAGVTLNNHTLNHRYMPGLSYEQQREEICGQQDTIQKQFGKRPTLFRPPYGNYNQDTLRAAKSCGIKAVPLWNAEAFTNRMDYREWDRDLHPGDIILTHFRGKDDWKGTMPDMIRHVMKTVTDKGYAVARLEDYL from the coding sequence ATGCAGCTAGTACGACAAAAGGGAAATAAGTCGCAACAAGGTCACCGGTACGCGGCAGGTCCGCGCGGCCGGTTCGGGGTGGCCGTCGCAGCCCTGCTCGTCGCCGCCCTCGGGACGGCGTGCGGCTCCGGGGACTCCGGGCCGGACAAGGGCGCGAAGGCGAAGGCCGCGGAGGCGGGCGCGGCCGGCGCCCTCAGCGCCGCCGAGAAGGCCAAGGCGGCCCAGCAGGCACGCGTCGTCGCGGCGAAGAAGTGGGGCCTGCGCAAGACCCCGCTCGCCGCCCCGCCGGCGCCCAAGGTGAAGCCCGAGATCACCACGCGCGAGGGCTTCGAGGTGGAGGACCAGGAGGAGTACCCGCACGTCTTCACCACGGTCCCGACCGAGGACAAGGTCGTCTTCCTGACGATCGACGACGGCTCGGAGAAGGACCCCGAGTTCCTGAAGATGATGCAGGAGCTCAAGATCCCGTACACGGCCTTCCTCAGCGACTACGTCGTCCGGGACAACTACCCGTACTTCAAGCAGATGCAGGCCGCGGGCGTCACCCTGAACAACCACACGCTCAACCATCGCTACATGCCCGGCCTGTCGTACGAGCAGCAGCGCGAGGAGATCTGCGGCCAGCAGGACACGATCCAGAAGCAGTTCGGCAAGCGGCCCACCCTCTTCCGGCCGCCGTACGGCAACTACAACCAGGACACGCTGCGCGCGGCGAAGTCCTGCGGCATCAAGGCGGTCCCGCTGTGGAACGCGGAGGCGTTCACCAACCGGATGGATTACCGTGAATGGGACCGCGATCTGCACCCCGGTGACATCATCCTCACGCACTTCCGGGGCAAGGACGACTGGAAGGGCACGATGCCTGACATGATCCGTCATGTCATGAAGACCGTCACGGACAAGGGGTACGCCGTGGCTCGCCTGGAGGACTATCTGTGA
- a CDS encoding GntR family transcriptional regulator, whose translation MTSQGSTRQPKYQRIADALRAAIQTGEYGPGDRLPGENDLMATYEVARMTARQALGVLQNEGLAEARKGAGVFVRAFKPLRRRGIQRLAQERWGSGRSVWSADTEDRELVVDQVDVRVEEADDRVCDALGVAAGTQVWARSRRFVLDGKPVLFAVSYLPADIVGDSAITRADTGPGGTYARLAELGHAPVHFREEIRSRMPSAGEAERLSLSMGTPVIQIVRTAFAEGGRAVEVNEMTLDSASYVLEYDFDA comes from the coding sequence ATGACCAGCCAGGGCAGCACCCGTCAGCCGAAATACCAGCGGATCGCCGATGCGCTGAGGGCGGCCATTCAGACGGGCGAATACGGCCCGGGCGACCGCCTGCCGGGTGAGAACGACCTCATGGCCACCTACGAGGTCGCGCGGATGACCGCACGTCAGGCCCTCGGTGTACTGCAGAACGAAGGACTCGCGGAGGCCCGAAAGGGTGCCGGCGTCTTCGTCCGGGCGTTCAAGCCTCTGCGGCGGCGCGGTATTCAGCGGCTGGCGCAGGAGCGGTGGGGCTCGGGGCGGTCCGTCTGGTCCGCCGATACCGAGGATCGGGAGCTGGTCGTCGACCAGGTCGACGTGCGAGTGGAGGAGGCGGACGACCGCGTCTGCGACGCGCTGGGCGTCGCGGCAGGGACTCAGGTGTGGGCCCGCAGCCGCCGCTTCGTGCTTGACGGCAAGCCCGTGCTGTTCGCGGTGTCGTACCTGCCGGCGGACATCGTCGGGGACTCCGCCATCACACGGGCCGACACCGGTCCCGGCGGGACGTACGCGCGGCTGGCCGAGCTGGGGCATGCGCCCGTTCATTTCCGGGAGGAGATCCGCTCCCGGATGCCCTCGGCCGGTGAGGCCGAGCGGCTTTCGCTCTCCATGGGCACGCCTGTCATCCAGATCGTGCGCACCGCGTTCGCCGAGGGCGGGCGAGCTGTTGAGGTCAACGAGATGACGCTGGACTCCGCTTCGTACGTGCTGGAGTACGACTTCGACGCCTAG
- a CDS encoding tetratricopeptide repeat protein, with product MDAAVLHRRTGMHDECVPPDLVDRLLALGHADLVRGQALAEDGDWFCARAWARLLAGRGALDEALEVLAPYVGTGWWTAAAEAAGLLEAGGRGEEAITLVRPFASDGERSALHDLALLLARHGQGEEAYELLLPHTTDWLLAEALVEVGVGLGRAEEVAALLEARLAPGNSCPRCGSPECGQPYREPFNAVNLLASVHEKQGRTDEAIAVLHTYGPTVVNNRDPLAELLVRHDRIDELRAYAGTPEAVRQLAELLEERGDVAGAVDAYRKHADEDRWNTSILLAELLARHGRGAEAIEIVRALDSADDWIVDQLCKLFAAEGRAEEGLAHLDALKARRGGEEWELSRLRGPLMAACGRLDDAVAEALAHPEGGSPYALESLAHLLIDAGRPEEALTLLDTDRLDHRRTLGPLLVELGRVEEAITLLRTPSPQVPPPQPTGYSDWPPF from the coding sequence ATGGACGCCGCCGTACTCCACCGCAGGACCGGCATGCATGACGAGTGCGTGCCACCGGACCTCGTCGACCGTCTCCTCGCCCTCGGGCACGCCGACCTGGTGCGCGGGCAGGCCCTGGCGGAGGACGGCGACTGGTTCTGCGCCCGCGCCTGGGCGCGCCTGCTGGCCGGCCGGGGCGCGCTGGACGAGGCCCTTGAGGTACTGGCTCCCTACGTCGGCACCGGCTGGTGGACGGCGGCCGCGGAGGCCGCGGGGCTGCTGGAGGCCGGCGGCCGGGGCGAGGAGGCCATCACCCTCGTCCGCCCCTTCGCATCGGACGGGGAGCGGTCGGCTCTGCACGACCTGGCTCTGCTGCTGGCGCGGCACGGGCAGGGCGAAGAGGCGTACGAACTGCTCCTGCCGCACACCACCGACTGGCTGCTCGCCGAGGCCCTGGTCGAGGTGGGCGTCGGGCTGGGCCGCGCCGAGGAGGTCGCTGCACTGCTGGAGGCCCGCCTGGCCCCCGGGAACTCGTGCCCGCGGTGCGGCAGCCCGGAATGCGGTCAGCCGTACAGGGAGCCCTTCAACGCGGTGAACCTGCTGGCGTCCGTGCACGAGAAGCAGGGGCGTACGGACGAAGCGATCGCGGTGCTGCACACGTACGGCCCCACCGTCGTCAACAACCGTGACCCACTGGCCGAACTGCTGGTACGGCACGACCGGATCGACGAACTGCGCGCCTACGCCGGCACGCCGGAAGCCGTCCGGCAGCTCGCGGAGCTGCTGGAGGAGCGCGGCGACGTGGCCGGCGCGGTCGACGCGTACCGGAAGCACGCGGATGAGGACCGCTGGAACACGTCGATCCTGCTCGCGGAACTCCTGGCCCGGCACGGGCGGGGCGCCGAGGCCATCGAGATCGTGCGCGCGCTGGACAGTGCCGACGACTGGATCGTGGACCAGCTGTGCAAGCTGTTCGCAGCCGAGGGCCGCGCGGAGGAGGGCCTCGCCCACCTCGACGCGCTCAAGGCCCGGCGGGGCGGGGAGGAGTGGGAGCTGTCCCGGCTGCGCGGGCCCCTCATGGCCGCGTGCGGCCGACTCGACGACGCCGTGGCGGAAGCCCTCGCACACCCCGAAGGCGGGAGCCCCTACGCACTGGAGAGCCTGGCCCACCTGCTGATCGACGCCGGACGCCCGGAAGAGGCCCTCACCCTGCTGGACACGGACCGCCTGGACCACCGGAGGACCCTCGGCCCGCTCCTGGTGGAGCTGGGCCGCGTCGAGGAGGCGATAACACTCCTGCGGACCCCCAGCCCCCAGGTCCCGCCACCCCAGCCGACCGGCTACAGCGACTGGCCGCCCTTCTAG
- a CDS encoding ester cyclase: MIDYETRRFDEMNALIDRWAEQSSGRRTATHTMIGQDREARNHYVDMVEFASYEEAMKNSHLPETDRMFQEMVALCEGMPKFMNLDVVRDEHLNKQLADRVFEEAAMTGNMSVLDECFATNYINHDVSRAESTVVGRDSMRSDMETWRAAFDMTFETTAQLAEGDMVTTVWNWTGTHKGPFMGVAPTGKTYYMSGSTTFRCVEGEIIEGWWHYNPGALQQQMGGTGSPYGA, encoded by the coding sequence GTGATCGATTATGAAACCAGGCGGTTCGACGAGATGAATGCGCTCATCGACCGCTGGGCGGAGCAGAGCAGCGGCAGGCGCACCGCCACGCACACGATGATCGGCCAGGACCGCGAGGCCCGGAACCACTACGTGGACATGGTGGAGTTCGCCTCGTACGAAGAGGCCATGAAGAACTCCCACCTCCCCGAGACGGACCGGATGTTCCAGGAGATGGTGGCTCTCTGCGAAGGCATGCCGAAGTTCATGAACCTGGACGTGGTCCGCGACGAGCACCTCAACAAGCAGCTCGCCGACCGGGTGTTCGAGGAAGCGGCCATGACCGGGAACATGAGCGTCCTCGACGAATGCTTCGCGACGAACTACATCAACCACGACGTCAGCAGGGCGGAGTCCACCGTCGTCGGACGCGACTCCATGCGGTCGGACATGGAGACGTGGCGCGCGGCCTTCGACATGACCTTCGAGACGACGGCCCAGCTGGCCGAGGGCGACATGGTCACGACGGTGTGGAACTGGACCGGCACCCACAAGGGCCCGTTCATGGGGGTCGCACCGACCGGGAAGACGTACTACATGTCCGGGAGCACCACGTTCCGGTGCGTCGAGGGAGAGATCATCGAGGGTTGGTGGCACTACAACCCCGGAGCCCTGCAGCAGCAGATGGGCGGAACGGGTTCCCCGTACGGAGCCTGA
- a CDS encoding class I SAM-dependent methyltransferase, producing MTPEDFAALLTPEGRALLDSLRDYDPSQELAVATRLRREHPAALVSAALGQARLRQRAVAKFGAEDAFRMYFTPGGGEMATRASVASYRAERLAALGVRSLADLCCGIGGDALALARLGIRVLAVDHDPLTVAVARANAEALGLADLIEVREADVTEVDTSGYDAVFIDPARRGGRGRIFDPESYSPPLSWAVETARAAKYAAIKIAPGIPHEAVPAEAEAEWISDQGDVKEAVLWFGTAPGTVRATLLPGPRGLHTADPLPDPAAGPVGRWLYEPDGAVIRAHLVAEVAGQLDGRLIDPTIAYITADELRATPYATAYEITDVLPFGLKKLKALLRERGVGILTVKKRGSAIEPEELRRKVKPQGPNSATVFLTRVAGAPSMLIGAPVPAPADTP from the coding sequence GTGACCCCCGAAGACTTCGCCGCCCTCCTCACCCCCGAGGGCCGCGCCCTCCTGGACTCGCTCCGCGACTACGACCCCTCCCAGGAGCTGGCCGTCGCCACCCGGCTGCGCCGCGAGCACCCCGCCGCCCTGGTCTCCGCCGCGCTCGGGCAGGCCCGGCTGCGGCAGCGCGCGGTGGCGAAGTTCGGCGCCGAGGACGCCTTCCGGATGTACTTCACGCCCGGCGGCGGCGAGATGGCCACCCGCGCGTCCGTGGCCTCGTACCGGGCCGAGCGGCTCGCCGCCCTCGGCGTACGCAGCCTCGCGGACCTGTGCTGCGGCATCGGCGGCGACGCCCTGGCCCTGGCCCGGCTCGGCATCCGGGTGCTCGCGGTGGACCACGACCCGCTCACGGTCGCCGTCGCGCGGGCCAACGCCGAGGCACTCGGGCTGGCGGACCTGATCGAGGTCCGGGAGGCGGATGTGACGGAGGTGGACACCTCCGGCTACGACGCCGTCTTCATCGACCCGGCCCGGCGCGGGGGGCGCGGCCGGATCTTCGACCCGGAGTCGTACTCGCCGCCGCTGTCATGGGCGGTGGAGACGGCCCGTGCGGCGAAGTACGCCGCCATCAAGATCGCTCCCGGGATCCCCCACGAGGCCGTGCCGGCGGAGGCCGAGGCCGAGTGGATCTCCGACCAGGGGGACGTCAAGGAGGCCGTGCTCTGGTTCGGAACGGCGCCGGGGACCGTGCGCGCCACCCTGCTCCCCGGACCGCGCGGGCTGCACACGGCCGATCCGCTGCCCGATCCGGCGGCCGGGCCGGTCGGCCGCTGGCTCTACGAGCCCGACGGGGCCGTCATCCGCGCCCATCTGGTCGCCGAGGTCGCCGGACAGCTGGACGGGCGGCTGATCGACCCGACCATCGCCTACATCACCGCCGACGAGCTGCGTGCGACGCCGTACGCGACGGCGTACGAGATCACCGACGTGCTGCCCTTCGGCCTGAAGAAGCTGAAGGCGCTGCTGCGCGAGCGCGGGGTCGGGATCCTGACCGTGAAGAAGCGCGGCTCGGCGATCGAGCCCGAGGAGCTGCGCAGGAAGGTCAAACCGCAGGGGCCGAACTCCGCGACCGTCTTCCTGACCCGGGTGGCGGGAGCCCCCTCGATGCTCATCGGCGCCCCTGTGCCGGCTCCCGCCGACACCCCCTAG
- the groL gene encoding chaperonin GroEL (60 kDa chaperone family; promotes refolding of misfolded polypeptides especially under stressful conditions; forms two stacked rings of heptamers to form a barrel-shaped 14mer; ends can be capped by GroES; misfolded proteins enter the barrel where they are refolded when GroES binds): protein MAKILKFDEDARRALERGVNKLADTVKVTIGPKGRNVVIDKKFGAPTITNDGVTIAREVELDDPYENLGAQLVKEVATKTNDIAGDGTTTATVLAQALVREGLRNVAAGASPAALKKGIDAAVKAVSEELLATARPIEDKSDIAAVAALSAQDQQVGELIAEAMDKVGKDGVITVEESNTFGLELEFTEGMAFDKGYLSPYMVSDQERMEAVLDDPYILINQGKISSIQDLLPLLEKVIQAGASKPLLIIAEDVEGEALSTLVVNKIRGTFNAVAVKAPGFGDRRKAMLQDMATLTGATVIAEEVGLKLDQAGLDVLGSARRVTISKDDTTIVDGGGSHDEVLGRVNQIKAEIESTDSDWDREKLQERLAKLAGGVCVIKVGAATEVELKEKKHRLEDAISATRAAVEEGIVSGGGSALVHAVKVLEGNLGLSGDEATGVAVVRRAAVEPLRWIAENAGLEGYVITSKVAELDKGQGFNAATGEYGDLVKAGVIDPVKVTRSALENAASIASLLLTTETLVVEKPAEDEGDAGHGHGHGHSH, encoded by the coding sequence ATGGCGAAGATCCTGAAGTTCGACGAGGACGCCCGTCGCGCCCTCGAGCGCGGCGTCAACAAGCTTGCCGACACGGTCAAGGTGACGATCGGCCCCAAGGGCCGCAACGTCGTCATCGACAAGAAGTTCGGCGCCCCCACCATCACCAACGACGGTGTCACCATCGCCCGCGAGGTCGAGCTGGACGACCCGTACGAGAACCTGGGCGCGCAGCTCGTGAAGGAGGTGGCGACCAAGACCAACGACATCGCGGGTGACGGCACCACCACCGCCACCGTGCTGGCCCAGGCGCTGGTCCGCGAGGGTCTGCGCAACGTCGCCGCGGGTGCTTCCCCGGCCGCCCTGAAGAAGGGCATCGACGCCGCGGTCAAGGCCGTGTCCGAGGAGCTCCTCGCGACCGCCCGCCCGATCGAGGACAAGTCCGACATCGCCGCCGTGGCCGCGCTCTCCGCGCAGGACCAGCAGGTCGGCGAGCTCATCGCCGAGGCGATGGACAAGGTCGGCAAGGACGGTGTCATCACCGTCGAGGAGTCCAACACCTTCGGCCTGGAGCTGGAGTTCACCGAGGGCATGGCCTTCGACAAGGGCTACCTCTCGCCGTACATGGTCTCCGACCAGGAGCGTATGGAGGCCGTCCTCGACGACCCGTACATCCTGATCAACCAGGGCAAGATCTCCTCGATCCAGGACCTGCTGCCGCTGCTGGAGAAGGTCATCCAGGCCGGCGCCTCCAAGCCGCTGCTGATCATCGCCGAGGACGTCGAGGGCGAGGCGCTCTCCACCCTCGTCGTCAACAAGATCCGCGGCACCTTCAACGCGGTGGCCGTCAAGGCCCCCGGCTTCGGTGACCGTCGCAAGGCGATGCTCCAGGACATGGCCACCCTCACCGGTGCCACCGTCATCGCCGAGGAGGTCGGCCTCAAGCTCGACCAGGCCGGTCTGGACGTGCTGGGCTCCGCCCGCCGCGTGACCATCTCCAAGGACGACACCACCATCGTCGACGGTGGTGGCAGCCACGACGAGGTCCTCGGCCGCGTCAACCAGATCAAGGCCGAGATCGAGTCCACCGACTCGGACTGGGACCGCGAGAAGCTGCAGGAGCGCCTGGCGAAGCTCGCCGGCGGCGTCTGCGTCATCAAGGTCGGCGCCGCCACCGAGGTGGAGCTCAAGGAGAAGAAGCACCGTCTCGAGGACGCCATCTCGGCGACCCGCGCCGCGGTCGAGGAGGGCATCGTCTCCGGCGGTGGCTCCGCGCTCGTCCACGCCGTGAAGGTCCTCGAGGGCAACCTCGGCCTGTCGGGCGACGAGGCCACCGGTGTCGCGGTCGTGCGCCGCGCCGCCGTCGAGCCGCTGCGCTGGATCGCCGAGAACGCCGGTCTCGAGGGTTACGTCATCACCTCGAAGGTCGCCGAGCTCGACAAGGGCCAGGGCTTCAACGCCGCCACCGGCGAGTACGGCGACCTGGTCAAGGCCGGCGTCATCGACCCGGTGAAGGTCACCCGTTCCGCGCTGGAGAACGCCGCCTCCATCGCCTCCCTGCTGCTCACGACCGAGACCCTGGTCGTCGAGAAGCCGGCGGAGGACGAGGGCGACGCCGGTCACGGCCACGGTCACGGCCACAGCCACTGA
- a CDS encoding FtsW/RodA/SpoVE family cell cycle protein: MRGLKPLTSAVARRRTEALLLVFVIAIAVFGHAAAGLAMNGELPPKFVDFTISMTLLSLVGHLGVRRFAAYADPLIFPLAMLLTGLGLVLLHRLDQGYIERYNSDANAPGQLMWTVVGVAACLLVLALLRDHRLLQRFIYINMAVALVLLIAPAFFGADTYGAKRWIKLFGFSLQPGEFVKIMIAIFFAGYLVIHRDSLALTGRRFLGMRLPPMRQLGPIVTVWIVSMLVLVFERDLGTSLIFFGVFVVMLYVATERTSWIVCGLVMASAGAFVVGSTEPHVKARVAAWLNPLSFYWENRPPGVTSDQSAQALFSFGTGGVSGTGLGMGHPELIAFAGRSDFILTTVGEELGLAGVMAVLILYALLVQRGLRMALGARDPFGKLLAVGLAAALALQVFVVAGGVTGLIPLTGKALPFLAKGGSSLLANWIMIALLLRISDSAERQREADSHGPVETTITPVVRV; encoded by the coding sequence GTGCGTGGGCTGAAACCCCTGACGTCGGCGGTCGCCCGCCGCCGCACCGAGGCGCTGCTCCTCGTCTTCGTCATCGCCATCGCCGTTTTCGGCCACGCCGCCGCAGGCCTCGCCATGAACGGCGAGCTGCCGCCCAAATTCGTCGACTTCACCATCAGCATGACCCTGCTGTCCCTGGTGGGGCACCTGGGCGTACGCCGTTTCGCGGCCTACGCCGACCCGCTGATCTTCCCGCTCGCCATGCTGCTGACCGGCCTCGGACTGGTGCTGCTGCACCGCCTCGACCAGGGCTACATCGAGCGCTACAACTCGGACGCGAACGCACCCGGCCAGCTGATGTGGACGGTCGTCGGGGTCGCCGCCTGCCTGCTGGTGCTGGCGCTGCTGCGCGACCACCGGCTGCTGCAGCGGTTCATCTACATCAACATGGCCGTCGCGCTGGTGCTGCTGATCGCGCCCGCCTTCTTCGGCGCGGACACCTACGGCGCGAAGCGCTGGATCAAACTGTTCGGTTTCTCGCTGCAGCCCGGCGAGTTCGTGAAGATCATGATCGCGATCTTCTTCGCGGGCTACCTGGTCATCCACCGGGACTCGCTGGCCCTGACGGGCCGTAGATTCCTGGGCATGCGACTGCCGCCGATGCGCCAGCTCGGCCCGATCGTCACGGTGTGGATCGTCTCGATGCTGGTCCTGGTCTTCGAACGCGACCTCGGCACCTCGCTCATCTTCTTCGGGGTGTTCGTGGTGATGCTGTACGTCGCCACCGAGCGCACCAGCTGGATCGTCTGCGGCCTGGTCATGGCCTCGGCGGGCGCCTTCGTGGTCGGCTCGACGGAGCCGCACGTCAAGGCACGCGTGGCTGCGTGGCTCAACCCGCTGTCGTTCTACTGGGAGAACCGGCCGCCCGGAGTCACCTCGGACCAGTCGGCGCAGGCGCTGTTCAGCTTCGGCACGGGCGGCGTCTCCGGCACGGGCCTCGGCATGGGGCATCCCGAGCTGATCGCGTTCGCCGGGCGCAGCGACTTCATCCTGACCACGGTGGGCGAGGAGCTGGGCCTGGCCGGGGTCATGGCCGTACTGATCCTCTACGCGCTCCTCGTGCAGCGGGGGCTGAGGATGGCGCTCGGCGCGCGCGACCCCTTCGGCAAGCTGCTCGCGGTGGGCCTGGCGGCGGCGCTGGCCCTGCAGGTCTTCGTGGTCGCGGGCGGTGTGACGGGCCTGATCCCCCTGACGGGCAAGGCCCTGCCGTTCCTGGCCAAGGGCGGCTCATCCCTCCTGGCCAACTGGATCATGATCGCGCTGCTCCTCCGCATCAGCGACAGCGCGGAACGCCAGCGCGAGGCGGACAGCCACGGCCCGGTGGAAACGACGATCACGCCGGTGGTGCGGGTGTAG